The DNA segment GGTGATTTTTCAAACTCACTGGATGACCGCGGCAGGGCGTGCAGACGGCGCGGAGGGGCTAACGCGACCGCGCCTCGGAGTTCAGGAGGAGAGCCAGCGCATCGACGTACGCCGCGAATCGCCGCCTCCTGGCCGCCGACTGGAAGTCGAACTGGACGCCCATCCCCGGCTCCCCGCCGTCGCACCGGCTCCACGCGACCCGGCCGGACAGGCGCTCCGGCGGATCGTCCGGGCGCACGAACAGGTCCAGATCGATGAACGCGCCCTGCGCCAGCGGCGCGGGGGTGCACACGAACACGCCGCCGTGGCTGATGTCCCGCACCAACGCCTCGAGGCGGGCGTCGCCGAAAAGGACGTCCGCCCGCAGCTGCGTCGGGATGCGGCGGCCCGGCTTGCGCAGATCGGAGAGATACCCTCGGCAGAAGTCGAGCAGGAACTCGACGCGGCTCCGCTGCTCGGTACCGAAGGCCACGCCGACCCCCGGCAGCATCACGGAGCGCCACGGCACCGGCGTGCGCCGCCACGCGACGTACCCGCCGAGGCTCAGCCCGCCGGGGATC comes from the Pseudomonadota bacterium genome and includes:
- a CDS encoding PilZ domain-containing protein, producing MDRESRSLTVYHARREEFLERYLGDLPGGGAFVPTAELLEIDQRVSLCFQFPEIPGGLSLGGYVAWRRTPVPWRSVMLPGVGVAFGTEQRSRVEFLLDFCRGYLSDLRKPGRRIPTQLRADVLFGDARLEALVRDISHGGVFVCTPAPLAQGAFIDLDLFVRPDDPPERLSGRVAWSRCDGGEPGMGVQFDFQSAARRRRFAAYVDALALLLNSEARSR